In Pseudoalteromonas carrageenovora IAM 12662, the following proteins share a genomic window:
- a CDS encoding nucleotide triphosphate diphosphatase NUDT15: MSNTVRVGVAVIIMRQNTILLGERIGAHGANTWATPGGHLEFGESVEQCAIREVCEETGLNVSKVTKLDFTNDFFSAENKHYITLYVKADYEGGEPVLNEPNKCIQWRWCDINNLPSPLFTSLKNYLTTTTLTA, translated from the coding sequence ATGAGTAATACAGTGCGAGTAGGTGTGGCGGTTATTATTATGCGCCAAAACACTATTTTATTAGGTGAGCGAATAGGTGCACATGGTGCAAATACATGGGCAACGCCCGGCGGGCATTTAGAATTTGGCGAAAGCGTTGAGCAATGTGCAATACGCGAGGTATGTGAGGAAACAGGGCTAAATGTAAGTAAAGTAACTAAGCTAGATTTTACTAACGATTTTTTTAGTGCTGAAAATAAACATTACATTACTTTATATGTAAAAGCCGATTACGAAGGCGGTGAGCCTGTGCTAAACGAGCCAAATAAATGTATTCAGTGGCGCTGGTGCGACATTAATAATTTACCATCGCCACTGTTTACATCACTTAAAAACTACTTAACTACAACAACGCTTACGGCTTAG